A segment of the candidate division WOR-3 bacterium genome:
GCTTCAACTTTTGAAGCCACAACGTCCAATGCCCCCTGAACCTTGTAATATTTAGCAAGGGCGTTTTGAATCGCTATTTCAGCGGCGATCAGGGGCTCTACGTCGTATCCGACGCCAAACCTCACGGCTTCTATTGCTCCTTGGTCAAAAGGATTGACCATGGCCATTCTCAAGGTCTTTCCGACCCTAGAAATCGGTATAAACTGGTATTTGATAGCCATGTTGGCCGGAATAAGCTTAATAATGTTTCTGTCGAGATTTAAGTTGCCTATTTCTATGCCGGGTACATGGAGTTTATTCCCTAAAGCTTTGACAAGTTGGGCTTCTTTTACATACCCGAGATGAATCAGGATACTACCGAGTTTTCCTGTGCCTCTTCTCTTTTGTTCTATGAGAGATTTTTGAAGTTGATCTTCGGTGATCAGCTTTTCTTCAACTAAGATTTCTCCAATTTTCATATATCAAAAAAATTATTAAATGCCTTTATACTTTTGTCAATTAAATTCACAAAACCAATTTACAGTTTTGGTCTTTATTTTTATCCAAATTTTACTGATTTTATCTAAATTTCATGGGTTTGAGATACGTTCTAATCTACCTTTTTGAGTTCTGTCTATAAAGTTATCAAATTTTCAATTTTCGAAAATTTTACCGGACCTATGCCCCTCACTTTCTGCAGATCACTTGCATGCTGAAAATTTCCATGCTCGTTTCTGTATTCAACTATTCTTTGAGCGATAACCGGTCCAATTCCAGGCAGCTTTTCAAATTCGTGAGCCTGGGCGGTGTTTATATTAACCAACAGGGTTATGGGAATTTGACACAAGACCGAATCAGACCTCAAGGGGTTTTCGACGGCCTCAACGCTGTCGTTCAGGGATGAATCGCGTGTATCGAAAAAACGCTTCACATAGGCTCTATTGCTTAAAACCTCTATGGTTGACATTTCCTTTTCACCGTAGGATGAGAACCGAATACCTTTTTTTTCTCTTAAAACAAGCCCTATGGTCCCTGCAAAAAAAATCAGCAGAATAGTTACGACGAGAATCAACTCATCTTTAGAAAGAGAACCCATATTTTTTTGTCATGGAAAAAAAAAGGGTGAGTGGAAAACCTATCACGTTGTCCAACGGACCTCTGACGCTTTCTACCATAAAACTCCCGAAACCTTGAATGGCGTAGCCTCCCGCTTTATCTTTCCACTCTCCTGTCCTGATGTACAGTTTTATTTCTCTTTGGGAAAGCTCTTTGAAAACCACCGAGGTCTTCGAAACTTCTGTAATAAAATTATTCCCTAAACCACAGGTCATAGCCGTTAAGACCAAATGTTCTCTGGCAGAAAGTTTTTTCAGGTAGAGTTCTGCCTGCTTATCTGTTTTGGGTTTATTTAGGACTTCTCCGTCGATCGCGACAATCGTATCCGCGCTGACGACAAGATCGCTTTTTTTACACTTTTCGACAGAGTATAGAAATTTTTCTTCTGAAATTTTCCGGGCAAAATCCTCGGGGTCTTCCCCTTCTCCGGGAGTTTCGTCGATATCAGGTTCAACAACTGAAAAATCTACATTTAAAAATTCAAGAAAAAAACTCCGCCTGCTTGAGGCGGAGGCTAAACAAATATGACCGAGCACAAAGTTTTTTATTTCTTCTTGTCGACCACGGCTTTCAAAGAAGATGAAGGCGAGAAATGAGGAACTTTTTTCGCTTTGATCTTGATGATTTCCTGGGTTTGAGGATTTCTTCCCTTCCTAGCTTTTCTGCTTTTGACGCCGAATGTGCCGAATCCTACCAGCGTCACTTTTTTTCCCTTCTTCAGAGAGTCTTGGACGGCTCCGATGAAACTCTCAAGAGCTTTCTGAGACTGAGTTTTCGTCAATTTTGTTTCGGCGGCAATCCTATCAATCAATTCGCCTTTGTTCATTCTACCGACCTCCCTTTAAGGTTTTTTAACGCTTTCAATTATCTTAAAACCACAAAACATTGTATTTGTCAATGTTTTTTATACATTATTTGTTGATTTTTCTCATTTTTGACATTAAATCCGAGGCACAAAAAAACTGACCATGCTCCTCATGACCCTGACATCTTGTATTGATTTTATTCTAATCGTAAAAGAATAACTCCACGCTTCGTTGAATTTTTGCCATGAAAAAAAAGCTTCCCAGCAATGAAGATCCCTGTAAACACTGAGTGATTGGTTGACCATGTTGTTTTTTTCGATGTCCCATCTCGCGCTGTATGTAACCTTCCAGTTATCTGTCGGGTGAATTCCTGCGGTGAACCAGACCTGTTGGTTTTTTGAAAGCCTGTCTTGAGTCATCGAATAGGAAGTCGTCAAACTCCATTGACGGTCAACATCCGAATAATAATATTTTTTTCCAATGTTTCCGGAAAGAAAAGATGTCAGATAGTATGAAGATGAAATCCTCTCTAATGTGTATGGGTCATACACCCATCTACAAGATATTGAAAATTTATTTGAAAATCTGCTGTCAAAAGAAAGAGATATATCAGAAAAATTTTTTACACTTTTTTCAAAATCATAACTCGTAGAAGCTCCCAAAGAAAAAAGTTCAAATCTGCTGATATTTTCGCCGTTTTGCCATTTCAATTGAAGGGACTGAGAAAGGTTCAAATTTAATTTTGACACTTTGGCGTCTGAAGAATATTCATAGGAGGTGTCCCCAAAACTTCCGTAAACTGTCCCTGGAGAATAAACGTAGGAAACGGAAGGATTCAACACATGCCTTATTCTCTGCAAAGAACCCGCGCTCCAATTCGTCAAACCGTATATGAAAGTCGAGAGAGTCATGGAGGTTGACCAACTGCGGCTGTAAAAATACACATTCGCGGTATCGTACTTTTTTACCGTCCCGCTCATCGACAAGCCTGGGTTGAAATTGAAAAACCCTAAAACCTTGATCGGGTTTTGTAACCCTGCGTTCATGCTCATTTGATCAGTCTCCAAAGACCCTGTCGAGTCGTTTTGAATACCTCTATTGAATCTTCCAGAATTTGAAAAATAAAGGTTTAAAACATTGGCGGCAGCTAATATCCTCCTTGAAAACAAAGTATAAGATATTTCCGGGAGACTGTATGAAACTCTTTCAGCGATAAGGTCTTCGCTTCTCAAAAGAAGCGCCTGCCCCGAAAGAAAACTCCAGTTCTTGGAAACCGAAAAATACGAAGACGTCCTTTTGTTTAAATCGACGAGAACATCCGTTCCGTAATCTATCCTGTATCTTTTGTCACTCTGCCAATCAGCTCTCGCCAGCATTCTCGTGCTCGAGTTTATCTGATGGAAATGGTTTCCCTCTATTCTCCATCTTTCAATTCCAGTGTTGGTCTCCCTTATGTACCCCAGACCAAAATTACCCGACAGGAAAGGTTTGACAATATACATCCCAGCTGCATTGAACCTGACGCCTCTCTTTTCCATGATGTCGACCGAGAAGGTCATATCCGAATAATCGTTGATTGCCCAAAAATAAGCGACGTTTTTCACGTATCTTCCATCGGTTGAACTGTTGCCTACGTTGGGGAACAGAAACCCGCTGTACCTGCCTCTTTTAATAGGAAAAAACCACCAGGGCAATGCGAAAACCGGCACGTTGCCTATATAAAGTATTACAGGTTCTGCGATGAGCATACCGTTCTGCTCTATGATCATCGCATTTCCCCAAAAGTGATAGTGAGGAGGGTCGTCTTCACAAGTGGTAAACGTCCCTTTTGTGACATACCAGAGATCGCTTTGAATCTGCCAGACAGTGTCTCCCGTGAAAAATCCCTCCGTTATGGCTGTTTTGCCGCCATCGACGATACCGTATTTTGTGTCTATGTTGAATACCATTCGTTCACCCGCAAGTTCTTGTTCTTTCTGCAGTATTTTCATGTTCCCTATGACTTCCACAACCTTTTCATCAGGGTAGTAAATTATGGTGTCTCCGTAAAGCTTGATATCTCCGTATTCGACGTACGCAGAGTCCGTAAGAATTATTTTTTTTAAATTCCAGTCGTAAGTCATCCTGCCGCATGAATAAGAAATGACTTCCGCCTGGCCGGTCAGAACTGCCAAGATTAAAAACAGCAAATTCATTTTAACCCGTAGTATTTCATTTTTTCTCTTAGCGTGTTTCTGTGAATTTTCAATATCTGAGAAGCTTTCTGCAGGTTCCCCGAAGTCATGGAGAGCACTTTTTCAATTTGTTTTTTCTCCAATGCTTCAAGAGACAAATCTTCCGTGTCGCCGGTAAGGGACAGGTCTTGAGAATCAATCTCGGCTCCTCTCGACAGGACAAAAGCTCTCTGAAGAACATTTTCGAGTTCCCGGATATTTCCCGGCCAGTTTCCCGTGATTAGTCTTTTCTCGGCTTCCCAGGTCAACTTGAGCTCTTTTTTTTCTGGAATTTTGCTTGAAAGATTCTTTATTATCCTTCTCGCCAGTGGTATGATGTCTTCTCTTCTTTCTCTCAGAGGAGGTATTTCGATGTTTACGACGTTCAACCTATAAAACAAATCTTCCCTGAATTTTCCGTCTTTCATCTCCAGTGAGAGATTTCTGTTGGTCGCAGCTATAATTCTGACGTCGGCTTCTATAGTCTTTTCTCCACCGAGCTTTTCGTATGTCCTCTCGGACAGAAACCTAAGAAGTTTCACCTGTATTAAAGGGGATATGTCTCCTATTTCGTCGAGAAAAAGTGTTCCGCCCTGGGCGAGTTCAAGCCTTCCTTTCCTCGCAGAAACCGCTCCTGTGTAAGCTCCTTTCTCCGAACCGAAGAGTTCCGCTTCAAGCAATGTGTCCGGTATCGCAGAGCAGTTTACGGCTATGAAAGGACTATTTTTTCTCAAAGAAAAGCTGTGTATCGCCCTTGCGACGACTTCTTTCCCGACCCCGCTCTCTCCAGTCAATAGAACTGATATGTTGTAGTTTGCTACCCTTGATACCAAAGAGAGAACTTCCCTCATTTCCCTGCTTTGAGCGACTATAGGGTGTTCGGAAAATTCTTCCTCGTAAATTTCTTGAAGAGCTCTGCTTTCAATAACAATTTCGAATTCTTGCAGTGCCTTGCGCACGAGCTCGATTAAATCCTCAAGTCTTATGGGTTTTGTCATGTAGTAATAAGCGCCATACTTCATTGCTGTGACTGCGCTGTCTATATTTCCGTAAGCCGTGACTAGAACTACAGGAATCTCGGGGTTGGCTTTCCTGCAGTGTTCAAGTATTTGGATACCGTCCCTACCGTCTTTGAGCTTTTGGTCGGTTATCACCATGTCAAAAAGTTCAGCCTCGAAGAGGGATTTCGCTTCATCAAAATTTGATGCCGTACCTACTTCATAGCCTTCTCTTATCAAGGCTCCCGCCAAAAGAGACCTCTGGTCTTCTTCGTCGTCTACCACGAGAAGCTTGAATTTATTTTTCGTCTCGGTTTTTGACATTTTTAGAAAGAACTATTTTAAACATCGCGCCGTTATTACGTTTTTTTTCAACTTCAACCGAACCTTCATAATCTTCAGCGATTTTTTTCACTATATAAAGACCCAATCCGGTTCCCGAGGGAGAGGTGGTGAAATAAGGTTCAAAAATCTCCTCTGAATGTCTTTCGTCTATTCCATGTCCGTCGTCTTCGAAATATATAAGGACCTTTTCGCCCATCCCTGCAATGTTTATGCGGATGTTCTCAGCTCCCGCTTTGATTGAGTTGTCTATCAAATTGTCAAAAAGTCTGTAGAAATCTGTTTTATCACCTTTGATAACGATACTTTCGGAATCGCTTTGGGTTATCATGTTAACCGGCCCGTGAATTTTTTTCAAATCCGAAAGAACGACGAGAAGATCTACTTCTACACCTGAACTCTTCGAAGTTTTGGCGAACATCAGAAGGTTGCCGAGTTTTCTCTCGAGTGAATCGACAGCCGAAGACAGCATAGCCAAAATTGTCTTTCTCTCGTCCTCTTCTTTAAATTCAAATTCCCTTTGCAGCCTTTGAACCGCTATTGAAGCCGCGTTGAGAGGATTCCTCAGTTCATGGGCTATAGCTGAAGTCATTCGAGAGATATCCCTGATCTTCTCCTTTTCACTTTGGAGTTCTTTTTCAATTTTAAAATACTTGAAATCTTTCAAAAACGACACGACCCCGATAATTTCATCGTTTTCTCGGAGCATAACGGTATCCAGTAAAAATTCCTCTTTTTTCCCTGAAGGTAAAACGATGTCGACTATGACGTCTTTCATTTCTCTCTCATTCTCGTAGGTTCTTTTTATGTGCAGTTCATCGTCCGGAAAAGACTCTCCGTATTTCATTTTTTTTTCGTCTTTGTTGCCTAACCCGAACAGTTGTCTTCCATATTCGTTTATCCTGAGAAATTTTCCCTGAGCGTTGACAATAAAAATGCCGTAATTGGAAGAATCGACAAGCTTCGTCGTGACACTCTCCGCCGAATGAAGTTCTCTTCTAAGCGAAAAATACCTTATTCCGAGTACAGATGCTATTATTGAGAGCAAAACCGCGAGCCAAAGAAAAAGAAACATAAACAGTATTCTGCCTCTGTAATCGCTTATTATTTTCTGGTAATCGTCGAGGTAGATACCTATTCTTATAACCCCTTTCGGGACTCCTTCATAACTCAAAGGTGAGATCACTTCGTAGATTCTTTTCCCTCGAAAATCCGTTTCTCTGACGATTGGTTTTTGCAGTCTTACCGAAGAGAGCAAAACAGAATCTTCCTCGATTTTGCAAAGTTGGGTTATCTTTCCGGAAGCGGATATTATACCTTCAAAACCCTGAACGGCCACGTAAGCAAAGCCAGGTGAAGTTCCGACGTCTTTGACCAGTTTCGAAACAGAAGCGTAGGACATGACCGACGCGACCCATGATTCATCGAGATAAACCACCACTGCTCCGTTGTCATCGGTTCTTACAGCGGCAAGTTTGAAACTCCTGAAAGGAATTCCGATTATGGAATCTGCTCTTTCGGTCGACCAAATGATTATTTCGTTTCTCTTCCCGCTGGTGAGAAATTTCAAACCGGGGTAATAAGGTATTTCAAGGTCTTCAGATGAAGATACGGTCACTCTTCCAGTGCTGTCGAGAATGTCTATTCTCGCCAAATTATTTTCAATAACGACACTTTTGAGATCTTCGGCGGTAATCTGCGGGTTTTTTTCTATTATGTGCGCGGTTGATATGGCGAACAACTTTAGTAGTTTTTCCTTTACCTGCCCCGACGAATACAACTGCTGTATGCTTTGGTTGTAAGCTTCGGAGAGAGCGAGAAGCTCCTTTTCGGTCATAGACAAAACAGCCTTTTCTCCGTTGTCCATGAGCAACATTGAAAACCAGATCATGAGAAATGAGACAGGCACGAGAATTACAAACACGACAGGATAAAGAGGAATTGAAAAACCGCTCTTTTTAAAAAACAAAACAGAAATCTCCCTTTGTCATTCTCACCTTACCAATAAAGTTTACTTCTATCAAAATTCAATATACCATACATAGATGATATATCGTAGCCCTAAAGACCCTTGTGTGCCTATAATGGTGTTGCTTATGTTTTGCTTGGCAGCTTTCGTGGTAGGTCTTTTTTCCGGAAAATTCATGCTTCAAAAAAACAAACTTCCTGATGAAACAAATGACACAATTCACTCTCTTCTGCTGAGGATAACGGTTCTCGAAGACAGCCTCGACAACTCTCTATGGCATTTGAATGACATATCAAAATTCAAAGACTCTGTACTTTTCGAAGGAACTTTCGAGGACACTTTAGAATAGATCTTCCGGAATATTTTTTCCTATATCCATTCTCATCCATGCGCCGTCGAATTTAATTTTTTCCGCGTCTTCATAAGCTTTTTTTCTCGCCGTTTCAAATGATTTTCCGACGCCACTCACGGTGAAAACTCTGCCTCCTGAAGTGACGAGGGATCGACCTTGTCTTTCCACTCCCGCGTAGAAAACAGAAGCATTCCGTGAAAGTGGTTGGCGTGCAAAGGAAATTGTTTTTCCTTTCTCGTATTTCAAGGGATACCCTTTTGATGCAATGACAACCGAGACGGATTTATCGTCAGAAATCTGCAAAGCGCTTTCAGCTTTTCCCCTCGCGCAGGAATAGAGAAGATCAAAAAAACCGCCTTCGATCTGTGCTAAAATCGACTGCGTCTCGGGATCGCCAAACCTGCAGTTGAACTCCAATACATAGACTTTTCCCATGGATACAATCGCGCCTATAAAAACCAATCCTCTGTATTGTATGTTTTCAGTTTTGAAATAATCGAGCAGAGGAAGAGCTATATAATCCTCTACTGTCCTCGTAAGAGTTTCACCGACAGGCGACAAAGATCCCATGCCTCCTGTGTTGGGTCCTCTATCCCCCTCAAAAGCCTTCTTGTGATCATGGGCTGTGGGAAGCCAAACAATATTCAAACCGTCAGTCGCGAAAAAAAACGAGAGTTCAAAACCTTCCAAAAACTCTTCGACGACAATTTTCTTTCCCGCTTCTCCGAGTAATTTTCCAGAAAGCATTTCTTGTCCGATACCAGCGGCTTCTTTGCCGTCACGGCATATAAAAACACCTTTACCCTGCGCCAAACCGCTCGCTTTCAGGACATATGGCGGTTTTATTTCGTCAAGGGCTCTGTAGAGTTTTTCGATAGACGCCACCTTATTCCACTTGGCGGTGGGTATGCCGGTCTGCGTCATAATCTTTTTCGCGAAAGATTTGTCCGATTCAATAGACGCGCCTTTCGCTCCGGGTCCGAAGACGACAAACCCGTGCGCTCTGAGTAAATCAGATATTCCACTGGATAGAGGGTCTTCTGGTCCAACGACAACAAGCTCAGGTGTTATTGCTTTTACAGCGTCGAGAATTTTTGGGTTGTCGCCGGTGTCGACTTCCACGTTTCGGCAATTCTTTTCTGTTCCGGGGTTTCCGGGAAGGCAGTAGACATCGGAAACATTCTCATCTTCCAGAAGCGACTCAGCGAGAGCGTGTTCTCTCGCCCCTTTACCTATGACCGCCACTTTTTTGTCTTTCATGTCAGTTGTCGCTTTCTATTGAAAGGACGCTCATGAAAGCTTCCTGGGGAATTTCAATTTTTCCCAGCATTTTCATCCTCTTTTTCCCTTCCTTTTGTTTTTCGAGCAGTTTGCGTTTTCTCGTTATGTCTCCTCCATAGCACTTCGCCGTGACATCTTTTCTCAGGGGCTTTATAGTCTCTCTCGCGATTATTTTACCGTTGACCACTCCCTGAATAGCCACTTCGTAGAGTTGACGCTTTATTGTCTTTCTCAATTTAAGGCATATTCTTCGGGCCAAGTTGTAAGCTTCGTCGCTCTGTACTATGATTGAAAGAGCGTCAATTGGTTCGTTGTTTATGAGAAAATCGAGTTTAGTCATCTTCGCCTGAGAAAAACCTGTCCACTCGTAATCGAGGGATGCGTATCCTTTTGTCGAAGATTTCAACAAGTCATGAAAATCTACTATGACGCTCGAAAGGGGCATCTCGTAGTCAACACGGACATGGTTTTCAGCGATGTATTCTATTTTTTTCTGTGTCCCTCTTTTTTCATGGCAGATTTTTATCACGTTTCCCAAAAATTCCGACGGGGTGTGTATGGAGACTTGCGACATGGGCTCCTCTATACTCTCTGTTTCCGACGGACCAGGAAGTTCAGAGGGGGAATTAACCTCCCGGATTTCTCCGTTCCTCAAGGTCACCCTGTAGGGTACTGTGGGAGCCGTGACGACGAGTTCTACGCCGAACTCCCTCTCCAGCCTTTCCTGAACTATGTCCATGTGCAAGAGACCCAAAAAACCAGCCCTGAATCCGAACCCGAGGGCGTTCGATTTTTCCGGAGAGAACACGATCGCTGAATCGTTTATTGAAAGCCTTTCGAGGCTCTCCTTGAGATCCCTGTATTTGTCGTTTGTAGAAGGATACAGACCCGCGTATACCATGGGTTTTGATTTTCTGAAACCCGGAAGAGGTTTTACCAGCATCCCGGACAAAGTCAACGTGTCGCCTATGTTGACATCTTTCAACGATCTTATTCCGGCAGAAACAAAACCGACTTCGCCGGTTGAAATTTTTTTGGTCTCGTTTATCTCGGGGGAAAAAAAACCTAAGTGCTGAACGTCGAATTCTCTGTCGGCGCTTACGAGTTTTATTCTGTCTCCTGTTTTCAACTCGCCTGAGACCACCTTGACAAACAAAACAGCTCCCCAGAACTCGTCGTAGTAGCTGTCGTAGACCAGAGCTCTCAAATCCGCGTCTCTCGTCTTTACTGGAGGAGGAACATATTCTACTATGCTTTCGAGAAGTTCTTCGATACCGTGACCCGTCTTGGCGCTGACCATGACCGAGTTTTCCGTGTCGAGGCCGAGGTATTCTTCTATTTCAAATTTGGTCTTTTCTGGATCTGCGGAAGGTAGGTCTATCTTGTTTATCACGGGTATTATCTCAAGCCCCTGGTCTATGGCGAGATAAGCGTTGCTAACAGTTTGGGCTTGAACCCCTTGGGTGGCGTCGACTACGAGAAGAGCTCCTTCGCAGGCTGATATCGACCTTGAAACTTCATAGGAGAAATCTACGTGTCCGGGTGTGTCTATGAGGTTGAGCTGGTATTGATGCCCCTCACTGGATTTGTAGTTCATCCTCACGTTGTGCGATTTTATGGTTATTCCTCTTTCTTTCTCCAGGTCCATGTTGTCCAAATACTGTTCGAGTTTTATCCTTTTGTGGACGGTCTGGGTGTGTTCGAGAAGCCTGTCGGCGAGCGTCGACTTGCCGTGATCTATGTGGGCGATTATACAGAAATTCCTTATGTCGTTTTTAGCCATCCATGTTTCTATATCAAGGACTCGCCTTTTGTCAATCCGAGATTTGACGCTTCGTAAAAATCCGCGCTCTCACTAAAACACGTTACTTGTCATAGGCTCAGATTTCGTTTACAAACGCCGTATTTTATGGTTTAATCTGGAAATAAAACCTCATATTATTGTAAAGGGGTGTGAATGAACCGAAAAATATTATTTTCCTTGTCTTTATCGGTTTTGTTTTTTTGTTCACCTTACAGGGGAACTTCAACCGACAGTCAAGTAACGGCGGTAGAAGACGATTATCCCTACGTCGAAGCGGTCTCCGCTGACACTCTGGCCTCGATAATGCTGACGATAGCCGAAGAACAATTCACACAGGCGAACGAAGCTCTGAAAAGTTCAAATTTTCTTCTCGCGCACCAGTTCGCCAACGACGGCATGCGGTACCTTCTGGACATTCCCATAGAAGACGTGGAGGATTCATTTCTAATAAGCAGGTACAACATCAACCTCAGAAGGCTGTCTTCGGCTCAGATAAGGGCGGCGAACTCACTCTGGGGCTACCCGGTCATCGAGACATCCGACTTCAGGCTGATACCTATAAACCCCGACGAGTCCGAAAGGCTGAGGCAGTCATTGAACACGTGGACAGGTCCAAGCAGAAACACACTTATAGGCTGCTTGAGAAGGGGCGGTCAATACTTGCCGCTGATAGAAGAAGTTCTCGAGGACTACAACCTGCCTCATGATATTGCGTATCTACCGATAATCGAAAGTGGATACAATACTGGCGCTATTTCACCCGCTTCAGCGGTCGGAATGTGGCAGTTCATACCAGGAACAGCGCGGACTTTCGGTTTGACCATAAACAACTACGTCGATGAAAGACGCGACCCGTATAAATCGACTATAGCCGCGGCGAGATACCTCTCGTCACTTTACGAGAGGTTCGGAGACTGGAAGCTCGCTTTTGCTGCTTACAACTGCGGCGAGGGGACCGTTGAAAGAGCAATAAACAACGCGGGAACAAACGATTTCTGGAAGCTCTCCCTTCCGAGCGAGACCATGATCTATGTACCCTATGCTCTCGCTGTCATGCTCGTCGCGAGAGAACCCGAGATTTACGGAATGTCGATTGATTACGCTGCGCCACTGGAATACGACACAATACACCTCAACGGCCCGGTTCAGCTCTCTGTAATAGCCAATTCAACCGGTTCTTCAAAAGACGATATAAAGAAACTCAACCCGCACATTCTTCAGGATTTTACGCCTCCGGGCGATTATCCTTTCGTTTTGAAGATCCCCTCGGGCACAAGAGACATGTTCAAAGCGAGTTTCGACATTTTACCTGACTCTCTGAAATACCTTTCTTCCACACAGATAAGCTCACGGACAGCCCCTGTTGTAACTACCCCGACTTGGAAATATTACACAATAAGGTCCGGTGACACGCTTTCGAGAATAGCCAGGAGGCTCGGGGTCACCGTCGAAGAGCTGAAGAGATGGAATCCAAACGACGCCGGCGGAAGGTACCTTCAGATCGGCGCGAAACTCAGATATCGTTGATAGAATAGCATTCAACCAGGAGGGCTGATGACTAGAAAAGAATTGACCGTAATCCTGCTCCTCGGTATTTTGTCTGTCTTTATCGGCTGCACAAAAAAACCGCAGGTCGAACAGATCGAATTGGCCGAATTAGTTCCAAATGACATCCCCATGTTTTTATACGTCGACCTTCAGAAAATAAATGCGGATGCGATATTGACGAAAGTTTTTAAAGATGAAACAGAGGACTTCGACTACCAGGAATTCAAAGACAACGGATTCGACCCGACGGGTAAAA
Coding sequences within it:
- a CDS encoding helix-hairpin-helix domain-containing protein, with protein sequence MGSLSKDELILVVTILLIFFAGTIGLVLREKKGIRFSSYGEKEMSTIEVLSNRAYVKRFFDTRDSSLNDSVEAVENPLRSDSVLCQIPITLLVNINTAQAHEFEKLPGIGPVIAQRIVEYRNEHGNFQHASDLQKVRGIGPVKFSKIENLITL
- the maf gene encoding septum formation protein Maf — encoded protein: MLGHICLASASSRRSFFLEFLNVDFSVVEPDIDETPGEGEDPEDFARKISEEKFLYSVEKCKKSDLVVSADTIVAIDGEVLNKPKTDKQAELYLKKLSAREHLVLTAMTCGLGNNFITEVSKTSVVFKELSQREIKLYIRTGEWKDKAGGYAIQGFGSFMVESVRGPLDNVIGFPLTLFFSMTKKYGFSF
- a CDS encoding HU family DNA-binding protein; translated protein: MNKGELIDRIAAETKLTKTQSQKALESFIGAVQDSLKKGKKVTLVGFGTFGVKSRKARKGRNPQTQEIIKIKAKKVPHFSPSSSLKAVVDKKK
- a CDS encoding LPS-assembly protein LptD, with amino-acid sequence MNLLFLILAVLTGQAEVISYSCGRMTYDWNLKKIILTDSAYVEYGDIKLYGDTIIYYPDEKVVEVIGNMKILQKEQELAGERMVFNIDTKYGIVDGGKTAITEGFFTGDTVWQIQSDLWYVTKGTFTTCEDDPPHYHFWGNAMIIEQNGMLIAEPVILYIGNVPVFALPWWFFPIKRGRYSGFLFPNVGNSSTDGRYVKNVAYFWAINDYSDMTFSVDIMEKRGVRFNAAGMYIVKPFLSGNFGLGYIRETNTGIERWRIEGNHFHQINSSTRMLARADWQSDKRYRIDYGTDVLVDLNKRTSSYFSVSKNWSFLSGQALLLRSEDLIAERVSYSLPEISYTLFSRRILAAANVLNLYFSNSGRFNRGIQNDSTGSLETDQMSMNAGLQNPIKVLGFFNFNPGLSMSGTVKKYDTANVYFYSRSWSTSMTLSTFIYGLTNWSAGSLQRIRHVLNPSVSYVYSPGTVYGSFGDTSYEYSSDAKVSKLNLNLSQSLQLKWQNGENISRFELFSLGASTSYDFEKSVKNFSDISLSFDSRFSNKFSISCRWVYDPYTLERISSSYYLTSFLSGNIGKKYYYSDVDRQWSLTTSYSMTQDRLSKNQQVWFTAGIHPTDNWKVTYSARWDIEKNNMVNQSLSVYRDLHCWEAFFSWQKFNEAWSYSFTIRIKSIQDVRVMRSMVSFFVPRI
- a CDS encoding sigma-54-dependent Fis family transcriptional regulator, which produces MSKTETKNKFKLLVVDDEEDQRSLLAGALIREGYEVGTASNFDEAKSLFEAELFDMVITDQKLKDGRDGIQILEHCRKANPEIPVVLVTAYGNIDSAVTAMKYGAYYYMTKPIRLEDLIELVRKALQEFEIVIESRALQEIYEEEFSEHPIVAQSREMREVLSLVSRVANYNISVLLTGESGVGKEVVARAIHSFSLRKNSPFIAVNCSAIPDTLLEAELFGSEKGAYTGAVSARKGRLELAQGGTLFLDEIGDISPLIQVKLLRFLSERTYEKLGGEKTIEADVRIIAATNRNLSLEMKDGKFREDLFYRLNVVNIEIPPLRERREDIIPLARRIIKNLSSKIPEKKELKLTWEAEKRLITGNWPGNIRELENVLQRAFVLSRGAEIDSQDLSLTGDTEDLSLEALEKKQIEKVLSMTSGNLQKASQILKIHRNTLREKMKYYGLK
- a CDS encoding PAS domain-containing sensor histidine kinase, with amino-acid sequence MFFKKSGFSIPLYPVVFVILVPVSFLMIWFSMLLMDNGEKAVLSMTEKELLALSEAYNQSIQQLYSSGQVKEKLLKLFAISTAHIIEKNPQITAEDLKSVVIENNLARIDILDSTGRVTVSSSEDLEIPYYPGLKFLTSGKRNEIIIWSTERADSIIGIPFRSFKLAAVRTDDNGAVVVYLDESWVASVMSYASVSKLVKDVGTSPGFAYVAVQGFEGIISASGKITQLCKIEEDSVLLSSVRLQKPIVRETDFRGKRIYEVISPLSYEGVPKGVIRIGIYLDDYQKIISDYRGRILFMFLFLWLAVLLSIIASVLGIRYFSLRRELHSAESVTTKLVDSSNYGIFIVNAQGKFLRINEYGRQLFGLGNKDEKKMKYGESFPDDELHIKRTYENEREMKDVIVDIVLPSGKKEEFLLDTVMLRENDEIIGVVSFLKDFKYFKIEKELQSEKEKIRDISRMTSAIAHELRNPLNAASIAVQRLQREFEFKEEDERKTILAMLSSAVDSLERKLGNLLMFAKTSKSSGVEVDLLVVLSDLKKIHGPVNMITQSDSESIVIKGDKTDFYRLFDNLIDNSIKAGAENIRINIAGMGEKVLIYFEDDGHGIDERHSEEIFEPYFTTSPSGTGLGLYIVKKIAEDYEGSVEVEKKRNNGAMFKIVLSKNVKNRDEK
- the purD gene encoding phosphoribosylamine--glycine ligase, which translates into the protein MKDKKVAVIGKGAREHALAESLLEDENVSDVYCLPGNPGTEKNCRNVEVDTGDNPKILDAVKAITPELVVVGPEDPLSSGISDLLRAHGFVVFGPGAKGASIESDKSFAKKIMTQTGIPTAKWNKVASIEKLYRALDEIKPPYVLKASGLAQGKGVFICRDGKEAAGIGQEMLSGKLLGEAGKKIVVEEFLEGFELSFFFATDGLNIVWLPTAHDHKKAFEGDRGPNTGGMGSLSPVGETLTRTVEDYIALPLLDYFKTENIQYRGLVFIGAIVSMGKVYVLEFNCRFGDPETQSILAQIEGGFFDLLYSCARGKAESALQISDDKSVSVVIASKGYPLKYEKGKTISFARQPLSRNASVFYAGVERQGRSLVTSGGRVFTVSGVGKSFETARKKAYEDAEKIKFDGAWMRMDIGKNIPEDLF